Proteins encoded together in one Campylobacter concisus window:
- a CDS encoding multidrug ABC transporter permease/ATP-binding protein: protein MLANLIKSNLFSIIKIVILTLAFSGLGVWTLSFINNELVNLKEFNAPLAVKFIVVLLLFFLSAIAANISLTNFGHKFIYELRYQSVKQILDTPNSVINEIGKAKIIASLNNDIKTITFAFMSATGFIQSLVFIICASFYLAYIAPKVFLFLAVWIGATLFINTLFMKKIHLYFKDSRTQDDALQRHYDDIVEGHRELSLNRARAQICFDELNLTGDKKRQSMVKADVFHALSDNFTNVMLLGSVGLCVFLCVAFGWASLQTALSISLTILFLRGSFMSMVGSIPAALSAKVSLEKIMSLNLNEFKEGFKFDDSLSDEWQSIRLKDLNFNYAHGKFSLKDVNLEIKRGEITFIIGKNGSGKSTLINILCGLIRPSSGEIYLDSTKIDDANLQSYQAKISAIFADFYLFSQTLCRDGFASQSDIEGLLAMLEIDKKVSVIDNKLSTTQLSTGQRKRLSLLIAILEHRSILILDEWAADQDPLFKRKFYKEILPFLQSKGISVIAVSHDDSYFDVATRIILVKDGFVRELDEAERISAAKDAVEKIK from the coding sequence ATGCTTGCGAATTTAATAAAAAGCAATCTTTTTTCAATAATCAAAATAGTGATCCTGACGCTTGCCTTTAGCGGGCTTGGCGTCTGGACGCTCTCTTTTATAAATAACGAACTTGTAAATTTAAAAGAATTTAACGCTCCCTTGGCAGTTAAATTTATAGTTGTTTTGCTCCTCTTTTTTCTAAGCGCCATCGCTGCAAACATCTCACTTACAAATTTCGGACACAAATTTATCTATGAGCTTAGATATCAAAGCGTCAAGCAAATTTTAGACACGCCAAATAGCGTAATAAACGAGATCGGCAAGGCAAAGATCATAGCTAGTCTAAACAACGACATAAAAACGATCACATTTGCCTTTATGAGCGCTACTGGCTTTATACAAAGCCTAGTTTTCATCATCTGCGCGAGCTTTTATCTAGCCTACATCGCGCCAAAGGTTTTTTTATTTTTAGCCGTTTGGATCGGTGCTACGCTTTTTATAAATACGCTTTTTATGAAGAAAATTCATCTTTATTTTAAAGACTCAAGGACGCAAGATGACGCGCTGCAAAGGCACTACGATGACATCGTTGAGGGGCACAGAGAGCTTAGCCTAAACAGAGCAAGAGCGCAAATTTGCTTTGATGAGCTAAATTTGACAGGCGATAAGAAGCGCCAAAGCATGGTAAAAGCCGACGTATTTCACGCACTAAGTGATAATTTCACAAACGTGATGCTGCTTGGCTCAGTCGGACTTTGCGTATTTTTATGCGTGGCATTTGGCTGGGCGAGCCTGCAAACAGCACTTAGTATCAGCCTAACGATACTCTTTTTAAGAGGCTCATTTATGAGCATGGTTGGCTCCATACCAGCCGCACTTAGCGCAAAGGTGAGCTTAGAGAAGATCATGAGTTTAAATTTAAATGAATTTAAAGAAGGCTTTAAATTTGACGATAGCCTAAGCGATGAGTGGCAAAGTATCAGGCTAAAGGATCTGAATTTCAACTACGCTCACGGCAAATTTAGCCTAAAAGATGTAAATTTAGAGATCAAACGCGGCGAGATAACATTTATCATCGGTAAAAATGGCAGCGGCAAAAGCACGCTTATAAACATCCTTTGCGGGCTTATCCGCCCAAGTAGCGGCGAAATTTACCTTGATAGCACAAAGATAGATGATGCAAATTTACAAAGCTACCAAGCAAAAATAAGCGCTATTTTTGCTGATTTTTATCTATTTTCGCAAACGCTCTGTCGTGATGGCTTTGCTAGCCAAAGCGATATAGAGGGGCTCTTGGCCATGCTTGAGATCGATAAAAAGGTAAGTGTCATTGATAATAAGCTTAGCACCACGCAGCTCTCAACCGGTCAGCGAAAGCGCCTAAGCCTGCTAATAGCCATATTAGAGCACCGCTCTATCCTTATCCTCGATGAGTGGGCAGCCGATCAAGACCCGCTATTTAAGCGTAAATTTTACAAAGAAATTTTGCCGTTTTTGCAAAGCAAAGGCATCAGCGTCATCGCCGTGAGCCACGATGATAGCTACTTTGACGTGGCAACTAGGATCATTTTAGTAAAAGATGGCTTTGTGCGCGAGCTTGATGAGGCTGAGCGCATAAGTGCTGCAAAAGACGCCGTAGAAAAGATAAAATAA
- a CDS encoding YajQ family cyclic di-GMP-binding protein, with protein MASEHSFDISAEVDMMEVKNALETAKKEIAARYDFKGLAAEVELNEKEKFITLLSSSDNKIDALKDIVISKLIKRNIPPVAITETKREPASGGNLKATLKLNDTLDNENSKKITKAIKDSKIKVSAQIRGEEIRVTSKSIDDLQECIKLVRGLNLELPISFKNLK; from the coding sequence ATGGCAAGCGAACACAGCTTTGATATAAGCGCCGAGGTCGATATGATGGAGGTTAAAAACGCTCTTGAAACGGCTAAAAAAGAGATCGCAGCGAGGTATGATTTTAAAGGGCTTGCGGCCGAAGTTGAGCTAAATGAAAAGGAGAAATTTATCACGCTTCTTAGCTCAAGCGATAACAAGATCGACGCGCTAAAAGATATCGTGATCTCAAAGCTCATCAAGCGCAACATCCCACCAGTGGCGATCACAGAGACAAAAAGAGAGCCAGCAAGTGGGGGGAATTTAAAGGCGACGCTAAAGCTAAACGACACGCTTGATAATGAAAACTCAAAAAAGATCACCAAAGCGATCAAAGACTCAAAGATCAAGGTTAGCGCGCAGATCAGGGGTGAAGAGATCAGAGTAACAAGCAAAAGCATAGATGATCTGCAGGAGTGTATAAAGCTCGTTAGGGGGTTAAATTTAGAACTTCCGATAAGCTTTAAAAACCTAAAGTAA
- a CDS encoding UPF0323 family lipoprotein, with translation MKHIKKIATYAAVGGFGAIIMAGLAGCGSDDGGNENALNEVAQKNGAFVIIEESAPGVYKILEEYPSTETRVVLKDINGTERVLSKEEIDKLLAQANAKIDNNTSNLTRTSDAQLSSGGLSLGETILASAAGAILGSWIGSKLFGNQNFQANRQSTYKNPSAYTRSVDSFNKQKAANSAARSSGGKSGFFGGGSKSGSSSSSFGG, from the coding sequence ATGAAACACATTAAAAAGATAGCAACTTATGCTGCGGTTGGGGGATTTGGTGCCATTATAATGGCTGGACTTGCTGGTTGCGGGAGCGACGATGGCGGTAATGAAAACGCACTAAATGAAGTTGCGCAAAAAAACGGCGCCTTTGTCATCATCGAAGAGAGTGCACCTGGCGTTTATAAAATTTTAGAAGAGTACCCAAGCACCGAAACTAGGGTCGTGCTAAAAGATATAAACGGCACCGAGCGCGTGCTAAGCAAAGAGGAGATCGATAAGCTTCTAGCGCAAGCAAACGCAAAGATCGACAACAACACTTCAAATTTGACAAGAACTAGCGATGCACAGCTAAGTAGCGGCGGGCTAAGCCTTGGCGAGACGATCCTTGCCTCAGCAGCTGGCGCGATACTTGGTAGCTGGATAGGCAGTAAGCTCTTTGGTAACCAAAATTTCCAAGCAAATCGCCAAAGCACATATAAAAATCCAAGTGCCTACACAAGAAGTGTGGATAGCTTTAACAAGCAAAAAGCGGCAAATTCTGCTGCAAGAAGTAGTGGCGGTAAGAGCGGATTTTTCGGTGGTGGCTCAAAGTCAGGCTCTAGTTCATCAAGCTTTGGAGGCTGA
- a CDS encoding D-2-hydroxyacid dehydrogenase, with the protein MKIVCLDAATLGENVDLSVFKKFGEFISYQKTKSEEVVPRLKGVDVVITNKVVIDKAVMEATNLKLICISATGMNNVDLEHAKAKNIAVKNVAGYSTASVVQHTFALLFELTNRIEFYDHYVKSGEWVKSEIFTYLGADISEIAGKEFGIIGLGEIGRGVAAAARAFGANVSYYSTSGANKNSEFAQKSLDELLRSSDIISIHAPLNEKTRNLLGTNEINLLKDDVIVLNLGRGGIVDEAAMARAIDERNLRFGTDVLESEPMSENSPFLNVKNKENLLITPHVAWGSLEARKRLITLIVKNIEEFIKG; encoded by the coding sequence GTGAAGATCGTTTGTTTAGACGCAGCCACTCTTGGCGAAAACGTTGATCTTAGTGTTTTTAAGAAATTTGGCGAGTTTATCAGCTACCAAAAAACTAAGAGCGAAGAGGTCGTGCCTCGTCTAAAGGGCGTTGATGTCGTCATCACAAACAAGGTCGTCATCGACAAAGCCGTGATGGAGGCGACAAATTTAAAGCTTATCTGCATAAGCGCAACTGGTATGAATAATGTCGATCTAGAGCATGCAAAAGCTAAAAATATAGCTGTGAAAAACGTCGCTGGCTACTCAACCGCAAGCGTCGTGCAGCATACGTTTGCCTTGCTTTTTGAGCTAACAAATCGTATCGAATTTTACGATCACTACGTAAAAAGTGGCGAGTGGGTGAAAAGCGAAATTTTCACCTATCTTGGCGCAGATATCAGCGAGATAGCCGGCAAAGAATTTGGCATCATCGGACTTGGCGAGATAGGACGCGGCGTGGCGGCAGCGGCACGTGCATTTGGCGCAAACGTGAGCTACTACTCGACAAGCGGAGCAAATAAAAATAGCGAATTTGCGCAAAAAAGCTTAGACGAGCTACTAAGAAGCAGCGACATCATCAGCATCCACGCACCACTAAATGAAAAGACTAGAAATTTACTGGGCACAAACGAGATAAATTTGCTAAAAGATGATGTGATAGTGCTAAATTTAGGACGTGGCGGCATAGTAGATGAAGCGGCGATGGCAAGGGCGATAGATGAGAGAAATTTACGCTTTGGCACCGACGTTTTAGAAAGCGAGCCGATGAGCGAAAATAGCCCATTTTTAAATGTAAAAAACAAAGAAAATCTGCTCATCACGCCACACGTAGCATGGGGCAGCCTAGAGGCTAGAAAACGGCTGATCACACTCATAGTTAAAAATATAGAAGAATTTATAAAAGGATGA
- a CDS encoding UPF0323 family lipoprotein, producing MKHIKKIATYAAVGGFGAIIMAGLAGCGSDDGGNENALNEVAQKNGAFVIIEESAPGVYKILEEYPSTETRVVLKDMNGTERVLGYDEIEDLLTHASDTEDSKTLNSTKESDAQLSSGGLSLGETILSSAAGAILGSWIGSKLIGNLTYQAVRQASSYAHQSVYSRSSESYNKSKRRYRTSSDSSTKSSGRSGFFSGGKKSHLHFGG from the coding sequence ATGAAACACATTAAAAAGATAGCAACTTATGCTGCGGTTGGAGGATTTGGTGCCATTATCATGGCTGGACTTGCTGGTTGTGGAAGCGACGATGGCGGTAATGAAAACGCACTAAACGAAGTTGCGCAAAAAAACGGTGCCTTTGTCATTATCGAGGAGAGCGCACCTGGCGTTTATAAAATTTTAGAAGAGTATCCAAGCACCGAAACTAGGGTCGTTTTAAAAGATATGAACGGCACCGAGCGTGTGCTAGGCTATGACGAGATAGAAGATCTATTAACTCATGCAAGTGATACAGAAGATAGCAAGACGTTAAATTCAACAAAAGAGAGCGACGCACAGCTAAGTAGCGGTGGTCTAAGCCTTGGCGAGACGATACTATCTTCAGCAGCTGGCGCGATACTTGGTAGCTGGATAGGCAGTAAGCTTATTGGTAACTTAACCTATCAAGCAGTTCGTCAAGCAAGTAGTTATGCTCATCAGAGCGTTTATTCAAGAAGTTCTGAAAGTTATAATAAGAGTAAGAGAAGGTATAGAACCTCAAGCGATAGCTCAACTAAAAGCAGTGGCAGAAGCGGGTTCTTTAGTGGTGGCAAAAAATCACATTTACACTTTGGAGGATAA
- a CDS encoding glutathionylspermidine synthase family protein, with translation MINLRKITPLNNEFMEKIGFAWHTDNDNSSYIADEIVQVSEKEANAYYEAANELYDMYVNAAQHVIDNNLFHEMGIPFNLVDIIKDSWENDVHWHLYGRFDLAGGLDGKPIKLIEFNADTPTAVFETAIIQWAMLKLNHMDEAAQFNDLYESLKQNFKRLITLGDEDADFDELYEGWGILFSSIAGSIEDEQTVKLLQYIAKEAGFETDFAYVDEVVFNDDEGIFKGDENFEYWFKLVPWESIAIDEGELALILSNIVKNQKAIIINPAYTLLFQSKGILKILWDLYPNHPLLLETSNEPLKGKKYVKKPVFGREGANVSIHDENGAQIASNDGEYDSNKAIYQEFYEFNQDERGESYQAGVFYAYEACALGYRKGGKILNNYSKFVGHFIKD, from the coding sequence ATGATAAATTTAAGAAAAATCACCCCATTAAATAACGAATTTATGGAGAAAATCGGCTTTGCATGGCATACAGATAACGACAACAGCTCGTATATCGCAGATGAGATCGTGCAAGTAAGCGAAAAAGAGGCAAATGCCTACTATGAGGCTGCAAACGAGCTATATGATATGTATGTAAATGCCGCTCAGCACGTGATAGACAACAACCTTTTTCACGAGATGGGCATACCATTTAACCTTGTTGATATCATAAAAGATAGCTGGGAAAATGACGTTCATTGGCACCTTTACGGCAGGTTTGACCTAGCTGGCGGGCTTGATGGTAAGCCTATAAAGCTGATCGAATTTAACGCCGACACGCCAACGGCAGTTTTTGAGACGGCGATCATCCAGTGGGCTATGCTAAAGCTAAATCACATGGATGAAGCGGCCCAGTTTAACGACCTTTACGAGTCGCTAAAGCAAAATTTCAAACGCCTTATAACGCTTGGCGACGAGGATGCGGACTTTGACGAGCTTTACGAGGGCTGGGGGATACTCTTTAGCAGCATCGCTGGCAGTATCGAGGACGAGCAGACCGTAAAACTTCTGCAATACATCGCAAAAGAGGCTGGCTTTGAAACAGACTTTGCCTACGTCGATGAGGTCGTTTTTAACGATGATGAGGGCATTTTTAAAGGCGATGAAAATTTCGAGTACTGGTTTAAGCTTGTCCCTTGGGAGAGCATAGCGATCGATGAGGGCGAGCTGGCTTTGATACTTTCAAACATTGTCAAAAATCAAAAAGCTATCATCATAAATCCAGCCTACACGCTGCTTTTCCAAAGCAAAGGGATTTTAAAAATCCTTTGGGATCTTTATCCTAATCACCCGCTCTTGCTTGAGACCTCAAATGAGCCACTAAAAGGCAAAAAATATGTGAAAAAGCCGGTATTTGGCAGAGAAGGCGCAAACGTCTCGATACACGATGAAAACGGCGCGCAAATAGCTAGCAATGATGGCGAATACGACTCAAACAAAGCCATCTATCAAGAATTTTACGAGTTTAATCAAGACGAGAGGGGCGAGAGCTACCAAGCAGGGGTATTTTACGCTTATGAGGCATGCGCGCTTGGATATAGAAAGGGCGGTAAAATTTTAAATAACTACTCTAAATTTGTAGGACATTTTATTAAGGACTAA
- a CDS encoding DUF2314 domain-containing protein, translating to MGFFEKILGKQIDLGEQMPIYFVSSDEDYMQHAFEQARESFKYFWRELYWERRRIAPMLDYAMVKICFLDVINGEEVGEHMWINDVEFDGETIYGTLVNEPDSVQNVKVGDQISAKFTDMSDWLFAIDGRAYGGFSVQAMRSRMQKDELAEHDAAWGLDFGDFKDILVVFEQKEHPENLIEHPMSKNMRGQVEQYIKAHPSMVADTDELGFTQLHHEALAGNLTIVNLLLENGASKNARTKSGKTAAQLAKQIGWSEIAKVLK from the coding sequence ATGGGCTTTTTTGAGAAAATCCTTGGTAAGCAAATAGACCTTGGCGAGCAGATGCCGATCTATTTTGTAAGTAGCGACGAAGACTACATGCAGCACGCATTTGAGCAAGCTCGTGAGAGCTTTAAGTATTTTTGGCGTGAGCTTTACTGGGAGCGCCGCAGGATCGCACCTATGCTTGATTATGCGATGGTAAAAATTTGCTTCTTAGACGTCATAAACGGCGAAGAGGTGGGCGAACACATGTGGATAAATGACGTTGAATTTGACGGAGAGACGATATATGGCACGCTCGTAAATGAGCCTGATAGCGTGCAAAACGTCAAAGTTGGCGATCAAATAAGTGCAAAATTTACCGATATGAGCGACTGGCTCTTTGCGATAGATGGACGTGCTTATGGTGGATTTAGCGTACAGGCGATGCGCTCACGCATGCAAAAAGATGAGCTAGCCGAGCATGACGCGGCTTGGGGGCTTGATTTTGGCGATTTTAAAGACATTTTGGTGGTTTTCGAGCAAAAAGAGCACCCAGAAAATTTGATAGAGCATCCGATGAGCAAAAATATGCGCGGCCAGGTGGAGCAGTATATAAAAGCGCATCCCAGTATGGTCGCAGACACCGACGAGCTTGGCTTTACGCAGCTTCACCACGAGGCACTTGCTGGAAATTTAACGATCGTAAATCTCTTGCTAGAAAATGGCGCTAGCAAAAACGCCCGCACAAAAAGCGGCAAAACCGCAGCCCAACTTGCTAAGCAAATAGGCTGGAGCGAAATCGCAAAGGTGCTTAAATAG
- a CDS encoding UbiA family prenyltransferase, giving the protein MSYQDILDEKDENIVRIDRFIEFLKDTFCDLDQYNNEYGQLSALLEKEKRLYFELNKGDFNKILKEVKSVRQQIIFKILVIKNKILNTFKEDKFDDKILKTKISQKYLDKILDGKIDVIKKELVGSEYFAYYLSDLQYKKADEIARIKGFANFLEKTFSNCECKDSRQSKILNLLIKEKKNRIEDIDVNNIKDDIKKEVMELKKEISASLSKESIEDKFKKAKISDEYISNKKEELFNKESFNIKKELLSNKYFEYYLANFYEQKSIKDYLNSILKFHSLILSGISLVSVICYFAYFGIFIGYFPVLSGSDIFYIGALLLFGVAAFTSFIILPVALYPLHYKKYLLNNKTKKLYFSWFTFILTIPVAFFALLVLYCILLKYITWINIADVNTAICIAFIFYLILFCCSYCVINRLAYPGMSDKKLFGFFILFCVAVIMLVFATSFSQDNYVRYISLSLFLLFFYLMLVIGLLLLTKDIYKENNETMVQILIVMVSLFAIIYCPQYVAQLFDIGKIEYEYLSIEKSVLDAFPEKICKNDKSKNCDINKTYYDENEAGGVVKIYNIKALSTLGKFYYLETKNGVKFELDASKIISRKKQER; this is encoded by the coding sequence TTGAGTTATCAAGACATTTTAGATGAAAAAGATGAAAATATTGTCAGAATTGATAGATTTATAGAATTTTTAAAAGATACATTTTGTGACCTTGACCAATATAATAATGAATATGGTCAGCTAAGCGCTCTTCTAGAGAAAGAAAAAAGACTATATTTTGAATTAAACAAAGGAGATTTTAATAAAATATTAAAAGAAGTAAAAAGCGTAAGACAACAGATAATTTTTAAAATTTTAGTGATTAAAAATAAAATATTAAATACTTTTAAAGAGGACAAATTTGATGATAAAATTTTAAAAACAAAAATAAGCCAAAAGTATCTAGATAAAATACTAGATGGTAAAATAGATGTAATAAAAAAAGAACTGGTTGGCAGTGAGTATTTTGCTTATTATTTGTCTGATCTGCAATATAAAAAAGCAGATGAGATAGCCAGAATTAAAGGTTTTGCTAACTTTTTAGAAAAAACTTTTTCAAATTGTGAATGCAAAGACTCAAGACAATCAAAAATATTGAATTTACTGATCAAAGAAAAGAAAAATCGTATTGAAGATATAGATGTAAACAATATAAAAGATGATATAAAAAAAGAGGTTATGGAATTAAAAAAGGAAATTTCAGCTTCTTTGAGTAAGGAAAGTATTGAAGATAAATTTAAAAAAGCAAAGATAAGTGATGAGTATATTAGTAATAAAAAAGAAGAATTATTTAACAAAGAGTCATTTAATATAAAAAAAGAATTACTCTCCAATAAGTACTTTGAATATTATTTAGCAAATTTTTATGAACAAAAAAGTATTAAAGATTATTTAAACAGCATTTTAAAATTTCATTCGCTGATACTATCTGGCATTAGCTTGGTTAGCGTGATTTGCTATTTTGCATATTTTGGTATTTTTATTGGTTACTTTCCAGTTTTAAGTGGTTCTGATATTTTTTATATTGGTGCATTATTGCTTTTTGGTGTAGCTGCTTTTACTAGTTTTATCATATTGCCCGTAGCGTTATATCCATTGCACTATAAGAAATATTTGTTGAATAATAAGACTAAAAAATTGTATTTTTCTTGGTTTACTTTTATTCTTACTATTCCAGTAGCTTTTTTTGCACTACTTGTTCTATATTGCATTCTTTTAAAATATATTACATGGATTAATATTGCTGATGTAAATACTGCTATTTGTATAGCTTTTATTTTTTATTTAATATTATTTTGCTGTTCGTATTGTGTTATAAATCGCTTAGCTTACCCTGGAATGAGTGATAAAAAACTTTTTGGATTTTTTATATTATTTTGTGTAGCTGTTATAATGTTAGTATTTGCTACTTCTTTCTCTCAAGATAATTATGTACGTTATATATCTTTATCCCTTTTTCTTTTATTTTTTTATTTGATGCTGGTTATCGGTTTATTGTTGCTTACAAAAGACATATACAAAGAAAATAATGAAACAATGGTACAAATTTTAATTGTTATGGTTTCTCTATTTGCAATTATTTATTGCCCGCAGTACGTAGCTCAATTATTTGATATAGGCAAGATAGAATATGAATACTTATCTATTGAAAAAAGTGTATTAGATGCTTTTCCTGAAAAAATTTGTAAAAATGATAAAAGTAAAAACTGCGACATCAATAAAACCTACTATGATGAAAATGAAGCAGGCGGAGTTGTAAAAATTTATAATATAAAAGCCCTATCAACACTAGGAAAGTTTTATTACCTAGAGACAAAAAATGGTGTAAAATTTGAACTTGACGCAAGTAAAATCATCTCAAGGAAAAAACAAGAAAGGTAA
- a CDS encoding coproporphyrinogen III oxidase family protein: protein MIFKNIIESFAVNYAHNSIQKSLYNEFNIDILNTTYTKTPKKDKKYMLYAHVPFCHTFCPYCSFHKYHYEQELAKIYFENLREEMRQIKEAGFDFSSLYVGGGTTLINEPELEKTLKLAKDLFSIEDISAESDPNHISPESLSRFDGLINRLSVGVQSFDDETLKRVGRYEKFGSAEETKRKLEQAIGKIPVISLDLIFNLPNQTKEQLINDINTAKSISPQQITFYPLMKSELTRENIARALGVSNVDNEREFYEIIVSEFAKGGYRQSNAWAFSNEKSADLRDEYVGSNLEYVGVGSGAFSFLNGELVINAFNLLDYGRKVKERQSPVIAKCAFSKKERLKYTFLTRLFDGAVDIKTYNEQNNANINKDLFVELSLLKLVNAIYEENGVIKPTFFGKYICVVLMRDFYAGMDKVRAIFKDDAKIKRSKVLHIMSENTEQKFDQNIIQPRAAM, encoded by the coding sequence ATGATCTTTAAAAATATCATTGAGAGTTTTGCTGTAAATTACGCTCATAATTCTATACAAAAATCGCTATATAACGAATTTAACATAGACATTTTAAACACGACTTACACTAAAACTCCAAAAAAAGACAAAAAGTATATGCTCTACGCTCACGTGCCATTTTGTCACACATTTTGCCCGTATTGCTCGTTTCACAAGTACCACTACGAGCAGGAGCTTGCGAAAATTTACTTTGAAAATTTACGCGAGGAGATGAGGCAGATAAAGGAGGCTGGCTTTGACTTTTCATCGCTTTATGTGGGCGGTGGCACGACGCTTATAAACGAGCCAGAGCTTGAAAAAACGCTAAAACTCGCAAAAGATCTCTTTAGCATAGAGGACATCTCAGCAGAGAGCGACCCAAATCACATCTCGCCAGAGAGCCTCAGCCGTTTTGATGGGCTCATCAACCGCTTAAGCGTAGGCGTGCAAAGCTTTGATGATGAGACTTTAAAAAGAGTTGGCAGATACGAGAAATTTGGCTCAGCCGAGGAGACAAAAAGAAAGCTTGAGCAGGCTATCGGCAAGATACCAGTCATCAGCCTAGATCTCATCTTTAACCTGCCAAATCAAACAAAAGAGCAGCTAATAAACGACATAAACACTGCAAAATCGATCTCTCCGCAGCAAATAACCTTCTATCCGCTCATGAAATCAGAGCTAACAAGAGAGAACATCGCTCGCGCACTAGGTGTCTCAAACGTCGATAATGAGCGCGAATTTTACGAGATCATCGTGAGCGAATTTGCTAAAGGCGGATATAGACAGAGCAACGCTTGGGCATTTTCAAATGAAAAAAGCGCTGACCTTCGCGACGAATATGTAGGCTCAAATTTAGAGTACGTGGGCGTTGGTAGTGGCGCGTTTAGCTTCTTAAACGGCGAGCTTGTGATAAATGCCTTTAACCTACTTGACTACGGCAGAAAGGTCAAAGAAAGACAAAGCCCAGTCATCGCAAAATGCGCATTTAGCAAAAAAGAGAGACTAAAATATACATTTTTAACAAGGCTTTTTGACGGCGCCGTCGATATCAAAACCTACAACGAGCAAAACAACGCAAACATCAACAAAGACCTATTTGTCGAGCTTAGCCTGCTAAAACTTGTAAATGCGATCTACGAAGAAAATGGCGTTATCAAGCCAACATTTTTTGGCAAGTATATCTGCGTCGTGCTAATGCGCGACTTCTACGCTGGCATGGATAAGGTGCGCGCGATATTTAAGGATGACGCGAAGATCAAACGCAGCAAAGTGCTTCACATAATGAGTGAAAATACCGAGCAAAAATTTGATCAAAATATCATTCAGCCACGTGCTGCGATGTAA